The Rhodococcus sp. B50 DNA window CAGCGCTGGCTGCCCGGCTTTGCCGACGGCTCGATCATGACGGCGATCGCGATGACCGAACCGGGCACCGGATCCGACCTGGCGAACATCGCCACCTCGGCGAAGCTGTCCGAGGACGGCAAGCACTACATCATCAACGGTGCGAAGACGTTCATCACCGGCGGCGTCACCGCCGACCTCATCCTGACGGTGTGCCGCACCAGTCCGTTCGATCCCGAGAACCGCCGCGGCGGACTGTCGATCATCGCGGTGCCCACCGACAGCGAGGGTTTCGCGGTGGGCCGCAAGCTCGACAAGATCGGCCTGCACCAGCAGGACACCGCCGAACTGTCGTACACCGATGTGAAGGTGCCGGTCGAGAACCTCCTCGGCGAGGAGGGCGCGGGCTTCGGGTACCTCACCCACAACCTGCCCCAGGAGCGTCTGAGCATCGCCCTGAACCAGGTCGGCTTCGCCGAGGCCGCCATCGCGCACGCGATCGCATACACCAAGGAGCGCAAGGTGTTCGGCAAGCCGGTCGCGTCGTTCCAGAACACGAAGTTCGTGCTCGCCGAGTGCTCGGCCGAGACGCAGGCCGCGCGTGTCTACGTCGACCACTGCCTCGAGCTGCTCGACCGCAAGGAACTGACGGTCGCGGATGCGGCCCGCGCGAAGCTGTTCTGCACCGAGGTCTCCGGCCGTGTCATCGACAAGTGCCTGCAGCTGCACGGCGGCTACGGCTACATCACCGAGTACCCCATCGCCCGGTTGTACGCCGACACCCGCGTGACCCGGATCTACGGTGGCACCAGCGAAGTCATGAAGACGATCATCTCCAAGGATCTGGGGCTGTAGGCATGTACCCGGGCCGTCACGCCGCTGTCGCCCCGGACCGGCCCGCGGTGCACGAGGCCGCGACCGGTCGGACGCTCACCTATCGGGAACTCGAGGACGCGTCCGTCCGGTTCGC harbors:
- a CDS encoding acyl-CoA dehydrogenase family protein; its protein translation is MQRTIFTEEHEQFRKMVRDFIEREVAPHREEWDEMGRPPREFFRRLGELGILGIQVPEEFGGGGESSFKFNTIVFEEVARAGVSFGSYTVHACLILPYLLEYATEEQKQRWLPGFADGSIMTAIAMTEPGTGSDLANIATSAKLSEDGKHYIINGAKTFITGGVTADLILTVCRTSPFDPENRRGGLSIIAVPTDSEGFAVGRKLDKIGLHQQDTAELSYTDVKVPVENLLGEEGAGFGYLTHNLPQERLSIALNQVGFAEAAIAHAIAYTKERKVFGKPVASFQNTKFVLAECSAETQAARVYVDHCLELLDRKELTVADAARAKLFCTEVSGRVIDKCLQLHGGYGYITEYPIARLYADTRVTRIYGGTSEVMKTIISKDLGL